From one Rhizobium sp. CIAT894 genomic stretch:
- a CDS encoding Hsp70 family protein, with the protein MAQALGLDFGTTNTVLATADGRATRSMAFTSTAGTADSMRTALSFMKDAQLGASALKVEAGHAAIRQFIDNPGDCRFLQSIKTFAASALFQGTIIFGKRQSFEDLMEIFIRRLRHYAGESWPDDTSRIITGRPVHFAGASPDPVLAVQRYNEALTRFGFPEIHYVYEPVAAAFYFAQNLKSDATVLVADFGGGTTDYSLIRFETRAGKLTATPIGHSGVGVAGDHFDARMIDNIVAPQIGKGSHFKSFDKILEVPSNYYASFSRWNQLSIFKTSREFEDLKKLVRTALEPEKLEIFVDLIDHDEGYPLYQAVSATKMALSSAEEAPFDFAPLGRAGHRTIKRSDFESWIVDDLARIEGALDDVLEKTNTDASGIDKVFLTGGTSFVPAVRRIFTERFDSDKIESGGELLSIAHGLALIGERDDIAQWTVQ; encoded by the coding sequence ATGGCTCAGGCGCTGGGTTTGGACTTCGGCACGACAAATACGGTTCTCGCCACGGCGGATGGGCGGGCCACGCGTTCGATGGCGTTTACGAGTACGGCAGGCACGGCCGACAGCATGCGCACGGCGCTTTCCTTCATGAAGGACGCGCAACTCGGCGCTTCGGCGCTGAAGGTGGAGGCGGGCCATGCGGCGATCCGGCAGTTCATCGACAATCCCGGCGACTGTCGTTTCCTGCAATCGATCAAGACCTTTGCCGCAAGCGCGCTTTTCCAGGGCACGATCATCTTCGGCAAGCGGCAGAGCTTCGAAGACCTGATGGAAATCTTCATCCGGCGCCTTCGCCATTACGCAGGCGAGAGCTGGCCCGATGATACCAGCCGCATCATCACCGGCCGCCCGGTGCATTTCGCCGGCGCCAGTCCGGACCCGGTGCTGGCGGTGCAGCGCTACAACGAGGCGCTGACGCGCTTCGGTTTTCCGGAAATTCACTATGTCTACGAGCCGGTTGCCGCCGCCTTCTACTTCGCGCAGAATCTGAAGTCCGATGCGACCGTGCTCGTCGCCGACTTCGGCGGCGGTACGACGGACTATTCGCTGATCCGCTTCGAGACCAGGGCCGGCAAACTGACGGCAACGCCGATCGGCCATTCGGGCGTCGGTGTGGCCGGCGACCATTTCGATGCGCGCATGATCGACAACATCGTCGCGCCGCAGATCGGCAAGGGCAGCCATTTCAAGAGCTTCGACAAGATCCTCGAGGTGCCGTCGAACTACTATGCGAGCTTCAGCCGCTGGAATCAGCTGTCGATCTTCAAGACCTCGCGGGAATTCGAGGATCTGAAGAAGCTGGTGCGCACGGCGCTGGAACCGGAGAAGCTGGAAATCTTCGTCGACCTGATCGACCATGACGAGGGCTATCCGCTCTACCAGGCGGTCTCGGCGACGAAGATGGCGCTTTCCTCCGCCGAAGAGGCTCCGTTCGATTTCGCCCCGCTCGGCCGCGCCGGCCATCGCACGATCAAGCGCAGCGATTTCGAAAGCTGGATCGTCGATGATCTCGCCCGTATCGAAGGCGCGCTCGACGACGTGCTGGAAAAGACCAACACCGATGCATCCGGCATCGACAAGGTGTTCCTGACCGGCGGCACCTCCTTCGTGCCGGCGGTGCGGCGCATTTTCACCGAACGCTTCGACAGCGACAAGATCGAGAGCGGCGGCGAATTGCTGTCGATCGCCCACGGCTTGGCGCTGATCGGCGAACGCGACGACATCGCGCAATGGACTGTGCAATAG
- a CDS encoding efflux RND transporter permease subunit, which produces MIPNFCIQRPVATTLLAIGVILAGLAGYRLVPVAALPQVDFPTINVSAQLSGASPQTMATSVATPLIKQFETIPGISEISASSSLGSSSIVLQFDLNRDIDAAAADVQAAISHATRQLPDNLTTPPSYRKTNPADAPVMLLSVQSNTMPRSKLDEIAEDIISPSLSTLPGVAQVSVYGAQTYAVRVEVDPNKLLTRGIGIDTVNKALSAANSQQPVGTLQNNSQSMTITANTQRTNAEQFRSLVIANPNGAPIHLGDVADVQDSVENQYTGSWYDGQRGIILAIQRQPDANTVDVVDAINAKLPQLHAEIPPSVNTVVMNDAAKPIRAAIADVKFTLFLTIGLVVLVIYLFTGHATATIIPGLAVPLSLISTFGMMYVLGYSIDNISLLGLTLAVGLVVDDAIVMLENILRHVEEGMPVREAAIKGAGEVSYTIISMSVSLIAVFIPILLMGGVVGRVFNEFGMVVAIAIISSAVVSLTVTPMLGSRLSNNHSRPPLLIRLFDAGFERTLNGYDRSVGWCLRHRVTILGVFLGSVALTVYFFMTLPTSFFPQEDIGRLTISTQARQDISYSAMGALQKQAAAAVKANPAVNHVMSTIGGNPNKPQNNGSMFVELKDKNERPPLDQTLRELRTAINKIPGLQAFVTPNQSLRFGGRQTASQYQLVVQALSADQTNLWAGKIQAAMRGDRDLFTDVTSDAQNNALQANIVIDTERAAAYGIDNDTLRTTLQESFSGYAAAEIQSTGDSYDVIVEYDTSKPWDDQKLSEIRVASSNGSLVPLSNFAHVQRTTGPVTINQTGQLVSTTVSFNLPEGVSLSNATAAIDQIKNDISVPADVFTSYGGTAEIFQQSQGNTPYLILAAILTIYVVLGVLYESFIHPLTILSGLPAAAFGALLALKIMGFDLSIIALIGLLMLIGIVKKNAIMMIDVAVETMRTTGEKATAAIHEACVRRFRPIMMTTFCALLGALPIALGTGASSELRQPLGIAVVGGLIVSQMLTLFITPVIFVEMDRFGNFLGRLIGTKKVEEEPEVQVQEARAMAAE; this is translated from the coding sequence ATGATCCCCAATTTCTGTATCCAGCGCCCCGTCGCGACGACGCTGCTTGCCATCGGCGTCATTCTGGCCGGCCTCGCCGGTTACCGGCTCGTGCCGGTGGCAGCCCTGCCGCAGGTCGATTTTCCGACAATCAACGTTTCGGCGCAGCTGAGCGGCGCCTCGCCGCAGACGATGGCGACCTCGGTCGCGACACCGCTGATCAAGCAGTTCGAGACCATTCCCGGGATCAGCGAAATCAGCGCATCGAGCTCGCTCGGCAGCAGCAGCATCGTGCTGCAGTTCGATCTCAACCGCGATATCGACGCGGCCGCAGCCGACGTCCAGGCGGCGATCTCGCATGCGACCCGGCAATTGCCCGACAACCTGACGACGCCGCCGAGCTACCGCAAGACCAACCCGGCCGACGCGCCTGTCATGCTGCTCTCCGTGCAGAGCAACACCATGCCGCGCAGCAAGCTCGACGAGATTGCCGAGGATATCATCTCGCCGTCGCTGTCGACGCTTCCCGGCGTTGCCCAGGTCAGTGTCTATGGTGCGCAGACCTATGCCGTGCGCGTCGAGGTCGATCCCAACAAGCTTTTGACCCGCGGTATCGGCATCGATACCGTCAACAAGGCGCTTTCTGCCGCCAACAGCCAGCAGCCTGTGGGAACACTGCAGAACAATTCGCAGAGCATGACCATCACGGCGAACACGCAGCGCACCAACGCCGAACAGTTCCGCTCGCTTGTTATTGCCAATCCGAACGGCGCGCCGATCCACCTTGGCGACGTCGCCGATGTGCAGGACAGCGTCGAGAACCAGTATACCGGCAGTTGGTATGACGGCCAGCGCGGCATCATCCTTGCCATCCAGCGTCAGCCGGATGCCAACACGGTCGATGTCGTCGATGCGATCAACGCCAAGCTGCCGCAGCTGCACGCGGAAATTCCGCCCTCGGTCAACACCGTCGTCATGAACGATGCCGCAAAGCCGATTCGCGCCGCCATCGCCGACGTCAAGTTCACGCTGTTTCTGACGATCGGCCTCGTCGTTCTCGTCATCTACCTCTTCACCGGCCATGCGACGGCAACGATCATTCCGGGGCTTGCCGTTCCGCTGTCGCTGATTTCGACCTTCGGCATGATGTATGTGCTCGGCTACAGCATCGACAATATCTCGCTGCTCGGGCTGACGCTCGCGGTGGGGCTGGTGGTCGACGACGCGATCGTCATGCTCGAGAACATCCTGCGCCATGTCGAGGAAGGCATGCCGGTGCGGGAGGCGGCGATCAAGGGTGCCGGCGAAGTCAGCTACACCATCATTTCCATGTCGGTTTCGCTGATCGCGGTGTTCATCCCGATCCTTCTGATGGGCGGCGTCGTCGGCCGGGTGTTCAACGAGTTCGGCATGGTGGTCGCCATCGCCATCATCTCGTCGGCCGTCGTCTCGCTGACGGTGACGCCGATGCTCGGCTCGCGCCTGTCAAACAACCACAGCCGCCCGCCGCTTCTCATCCGCCTCTTCGATGCCGGTTTCGAGAGGACGCTCAACGGCTATGACAGGTCGGTCGGCTGGTGCCTTCGCCATCGCGTCACGATCCTCGGGGTTTTCCTCGGCTCGGTGGCACTGACGGTCTATTTCTTCATGACGCTGCCGACGAGTTTCTTCCCGCAGGAGGATATCGGCCGCCTGACGATCAGCACCCAGGCGCGGCAGGACATTTCCTATTCCGCCATGGGGGCGCTGCAGAAGCAGGCGGCAGCCGCCGTCAAGGCCAACCCGGCCGTCAATCACGTGATGTCGACGATCGGCGGCAACCCGAACAAACCGCAGAACAACGGCTCGATGTTCGTCGAACTCAAGGACAAGAACGAGCGCCCGCCGCTTGACCAGACGCTGCGCGAGCTGCGCACGGCAATCAACAAGATCCCCGGATTGCAGGCCTTCGTGACGCCGAACCAGAGCCTGCGCTTCGGCGGCCGCCAGACCGCCAGCCAATATCAGCTGGTGGTGCAGGCGCTGAGCGCCGATCAGACCAATCTCTGGGCCGGCAAGATCCAGGCGGCGATGCGTGGCGACCGCGATCTGTTCACCGATGTGACCTCGGATGCCCAGAACAACGCCCTGCAGGCCAATATCGTCATCGATACCGAGCGGGCAGCCGCTTACGGCATCGACAACGATACGCTGCGCACGACGCTGCAGGAATCCTTCAGCGGATATGCGGCGGCGGAAATCCAGTCGACCGGCGACAGCTACGACGTCATCGTCGAATACGACACCAGCAAACCCTGGGACGACCAGAAACTGTCGGAGATTCGCGTCGCCTCCTCCAATGGCAGCCTGGTGCCGCTGTCGAACTTCGCGCATGTGCAACGCACCACCGGCCCGGTGACCATCAACCAGACCGGTCAGCTGGTGTCGACCACGGTTTCCTTCAACCTGCCGGAAGGCGTCTCGCTCAGCAATGCGACGGCGGCGATCGATCAGATCAAGAACGACATCAGCGTTCCGGCAGACGTCTTCACCTCCTATGGCGGCACGGCGGAGATCTTCCAGCAGTCGCAGGGCAATACGCCCTATCTGATCCTGGCGGCCATTCTGACCATCTATGTTGTGCTCGGCGTGCTCTATGAAAGCTTCATCCACCCGCTCACCATCCTCTCCGGCCTTCCGGCGGCGGCCTTCGGTGCGTTGCTGGCGCTAAAGATCATGGGCTTCGATCTGTCGATCATCGCCCTTATCGGCCTGCTGATGCTGATCGGCATCGTCAAGAAGAACGCGATCATGATGATCGATGTGGCGGTGGAGACCATGCGCACGACGGGCGAAAAGGCGACGGCAGCGATCCACGAGGCCTGCGTGCGGCGCTTCCGGCCGATCATGATGACGACCTTCTGCGCCCTGCTCGGTGCCCTGCCGATCGCCCTCGGCACGGGAGCGAGCTCGGAACTGCGCCAGCCGCTCGGCATCGCCGTCGTCGGCGGCCTGATCGTCTCGCAGATGCTGACGCTGTTCATCACCCCCGTCATCTTCGTCGAGATGGACCGTTTCGGAAACTTCCTCGGCCGCCTGATCGGCACAAAGAAGGTCGAGGAGGAGCCGGAAGTGCAGGTGCAGGAAGCAAGGGCAATGGCTGCCGAATGA
- a CDS encoding efflux RND transporter periplasmic adaptor subunit — protein MKKFWITVGIIAVAAVGVWQFGNLIPYASRIPYLSQFIKQPAGSNGGRQQAQADQAQSGGQQGGGRKRGGGGPTVVKTVAAVKTTLPMDVTASGWADADENTTIAAQEQGLIVSISAKDGASVKAGDLIAKLDDRTAKAAVDKDNAMIVRDTATLSEAETALTRAQDLFDQKAGTQQSLDQAVAARDTAAATVDADKASLASDQIILENTDIRAPFDGRLGDIGISKGAFLNAGSAIVTIAKYDPIYVKFHLQERYLRELKIALAAGPVEVSTVPASTKGQVRKGEISFYDNTVDTASGTILAKAKFENASGALWPGQSVNIVVHFDNDEQQVVVPTVAVSPGPDGFFAFVAKDGKSHLTSVTVARANGGFTAIESGLQAGDHVVIEGQGQLSDQQAINEQFDEKTLDVASAEEPRQQQSETIAVGAQQ, from the coding sequence ATGAAGAAATTTTGGATCACCGTCGGCATTATCGCCGTTGCCGCCGTCGGAGTCTGGCAATTCGGGAATCTGATCCCCTATGCCTCCCGCATTCCGTACCTCTCGCAGTTCATCAAGCAGCCGGCCGGCAGCAATGGCGGCAGGCAACAAGCGCAGGCCGATCAAGCGCAGAGCGGTGGGCAACAGGGCGGCGGGCGCAAACGTGGCGGCGGCGGCCCGACCGTCGTCAAAACAGTCGCGGCTGTCAAAACGACGCTGCCGATGGATGTGACCGCTTCCGGCTGGGCGGATGCGGATGAAAATACGACCATTGCTGCGCAGGAACAGGGGCTGATCGTCAGCATCAGTGCCAAGGACGGGGCAAGCGTCAAAGCCGGCGACCTGATCGCCAAGCTCGACGACCGGACGGCCAAGGCCGCCGTCGACAAGGACAATGCGATGATCGTGCGCGACACGGCAACCCTTTCGGAAGCCGAGACCGCATTGACGCGCGCGCAGGACCTCTTCGATCAGAAGGCCGGGACTCAGCAGAGCCTCGACCAGGCCGTCGCCGCCCGCGATACCGCCGCCGCCACGGTCGATGCCGACAAGGCGTCGCTTGCCTCCGATCAGATCATCCTCGAAAACACCGATATCCGTGCACCTTTCGATGGCAGGCTCGGTGATATCGGGATCAGCAAGGGCGCCTTTCTCAATGCCGGCTCGGCGATCGTCACCATCGCCAAATACGATCCGATCTATGTGAAATTCCATCTGCAGGAACGCTATCTGCGTGAGCTGAAGATCGCGCTCGCAGCCGGCCCGGTCGAAGTCAGCACGGTGCCGGCTTCCACCAAGGGGCAGGTCCGCAAGGGCGAGATCAGCTTCTACGACAATACGGTCGACACGGCCTCGGGCACCATCCTCGCCAAGGCGAAATTCGAAAACGCCTCCGGCGCGCTCTGGCCCGGCCAGTCGGTCAACATCGTCGTGCATTTCGACAATGACGAGCAGCAGGTGGTCGTGCCGACGGTTGCCGTCAGCCCCGGCCCGGACGGTTTCTTCGCCTTCGTCGCCAAGGACGGCAAATCGCATCTGACGTCGGTCACCGTTGCCCGCGCCAATGGCGGCTTCACCGCCATCGAATCGGGCCTCCAGGCCGGCGACCATGTCGTCATCGAGGGCCAGGGTCAGCTCAGCGACCAGCAGGCGATCAACGAGCAGTTCGACGAAAAGACGCTTGATGTCGCCTCCGCCGAAGAGCCTCGGCAGCAGCAATCCGAGACGATCGCGGTGGGAGCTCAGCAATGA
- a CDS encoding aminoglycoside phosphotransferase family protein: MTELNASEFRSLITSVFPELTASVFKLAAKSWDSLAVDVDDTLIFKFPRHPAAERALVKEAALLDIIRPSLSMSVPDMHIHDGPPIFSSHAKLDGEHLIAEDYQALGEGDRQHLADDLARFYAELHVLDADRLRSAGAGPIQPWQSPEAVRTKALPLLPPEIRRFAEAVIADFEALPPDPHGKTYGFFDGHGWNMAFDQAQRRLNGIYDFADSGFGPLHQEFIYSNFISPDLTARIVSAYEMLTGRKLDRRRIAIMTGYHRLSELAEIADDPAHVGSMVQSAASWAAVAAHAG, translated from the coding sequence ATGACCGAGTTGAACGCCAGCGAATTTCGCTCTCTCATCACAAGCGTGTTTCCGGAACTCACCGCCTCCGTCTTCAAGCTGGCGGCGAAAAGCTGGGATTCCCTTGCCGTCGACGTCGATGACACGCTGATCTTCAAGTTCCCCCGCCATCCAGCCGCGGAACGAGCGCTTGTCAAGGAAGCCGCCTTGCTCGACATCATTCGGCCGTCGCTGTCGATGTCGGTTCCCGACATGCACATTCACGACGGGCCGCCGATCTTCTCCAGCCATGCCAAGCTCGATGGCGAACATTTGATCGCCGAAGATTACCAGGCGCTTGGCGAAGGCGATCGTCAGCACCTTGCAGATGATCTGGCGCGTTTTTACGCCGAGCTGCATGTGCTGGATGCCGATCGTTTACGGTCGGCCGGCGCCGGGCCGATCCAGCCCTGGCAATCGCCGGAGGCGGTGCGAACAAAGGCTTTACCGCTGCTGCCGCCCGAGATCCGCCGCTTTGCCGAGGCCGTCATTGCCGATTTCGAGGCCTTGCCACCCGATCCCCACGGCAAGACATACGGCTTCTTCGACGGCCATGGCTGGAACATGGCCTTCGACCAAGCGCAGAGGAGGCTCAACGGCATTTACGATTTCGCCGATTCAGGTTTTGGCCCGTTGCACCAGGAATTCATCTACTCGAATTTCATCTCGCCGGATCTGACCGCCCGCATCGTATCGGCCTATGAAATGCTGACCGGACGCAAGCTCGACCGGCGGCGCATTGCGATCATGACGGGCTACCATCGTCTGTCCGAGCTCGCCGAAATCGCGGACGATCCGGCCCATGTCGGATCGATGGTTCAAAGTGCCGCGAGTTGGGCGGCTGTCGCGGCTCATGCCGGCTGA
- a CDS encoding SDR family oxidoreductase: MDLGIDGKRALVLASSRGLGLGIAVALAREGVNVLLCGRSGEQLEANCKAINNEGKGRADWIWADLGDERFVETATAAVKEKFGGLDILVNNTGGPTPGTTEDMTAEKLETYFLSMVARVITLTNALLPGMKAQGWGRILTVASSGVIEPIANLALSNTLRPALAGWSKTLASEVAGFGVTTNLLLPGSILTGRLDDLDGAAAKRTGKSLEEIRTDKEARIPVGRYGRVEEFAATAAFLCSQPASYITGSLIRCDGGAARSV, translated from the coding sequence ATGGATCTCGGCATCGACGGCAAACGGGCGCTCGTCCTCGCCTCCTCGCGGGGGCTTGGTCTCGGCATCGCCGTGGCACTGGCACGCGAAGGCGTAAACGTGCTGCTCTGCGGGCGCAGTGGCGAGCAGCTGGAGGCCAATTGCAAGGCGATCAACAACGAAGGCAAAGGCCGGGCTGACTGGATCTGGGCCGATCTCGGGGATGAACGTTTCGTCGAGACGGCGACGGCGGCGGTCAAGGAGAAATTCGGCGGGCTCGATATCCTCGTCAACAATACCGGCGGGCCGACGCCCGGCACGACCGAGGACATGACGGCTGAAAAACTAGAGACCTATTTCCTCTCCATGGTCGCCCGCGTGATTACGCTGACCAATGCGCTGCTGCCCGGCATGAAGGCACAGGGCTGGGGCCGCATCCTGACGGTCGCCTCCTCAGGCGTCATCGAACCGATCGCCAATCTGGCGCTGTCGAATACGCTGCGCCCGGCGCTTGCCGGCTGGAGCAAGACGCTGGCCTCCGAAGTGGCGGGCTTCGGCGTTACCACCAACCTGCTCTTGCCCGGCAGCATCCTAACCGGACGGCTCGACGATCTCGACGGGGCGGCGGCCAAGCGGACGGGCAAGAGCCTCGAAGAGATCCGGACGGACAAGGAAGCGCGCATTCCCGTCGGCCGCTACGGCAGGGTGGAAGAATTTGCCGCAACGGCTGCTTTCCTCTGCAGCCAGCCGGCCAGCTATATCACCGGCTCCCTAATCCGCTGCGACGGCGGCGCGGCGCGATCCGTCTGA
- a CDS encoding electron transfer flavoprotein-ubiquinone oxidoreductase has protein sequence MTETTELPERESMEFDVVIVGAGPAGLSAAIRLKQVNPELSVVVLEKGSEVGAHILSGAVVDPIGIDRLLPGWREDGDHPFKTEVTADHFLVLGPAGSIRLPNVLMPPLMNNHGNYIVSLGNVCRWLAGKAEELGVEIYPGFAATEVLYNDAGAVIGVATGDMGIERNGEPGPNYTRGMELLGKYVLIGEGVRGSLAKQLIAKFDLQKDREPQKFGIGIKELWQVKPENHKPGLVQHSFGWPLGMKTGGGSFLYHLEDNLVAVGFVVHLNYKNPYLYPFEEFQRFKTHPAIRGTFEGGKRLSYGARAITEGGYQSVPKLSFPGGALIGCSAGLVNVPRIKGSHNAVLSGMLAAEKLAVAIAAGRSHDEVAEIETEWRKGDIGKDLKRVRNVKPLWSKFGTAIGVALGGLDMWTNTLFGFSFFGTLGHGKTDAQSLEPAANHKPIAYPKPDGVLTFDRLSSVFLSNTNHEEDQPVHLKVKDMGLQKRSEHDIYAGPSTRYCPAGVYEWVEKDGQDTFVINAQNCVHCKTCDIKDPNQNINWVPPQGGEGPVYPNM, from the coding sequence ATGACCGAGACGACTGAGCTGCCCGAACGCGAGAGCATGGAATTCGACGTGGTGATCGTCGGCGCCGGTCCGGCCGGTCTTTCGGCGGCGATCCGGCTGAAGCAGGTCAATCCGGAGCTTTCGGTCGTCGTGCTGGAGAAGGGCTCGGAAGTGGGCGCGCATATCCTCTCCGGCGCCGTCGTCGATCCGATCGGCATCGATCGGCTGCTGCCCGGTTGGCGCGAGGATGGCGATCATCCCTTCAAGACCGAGGTGACGGCAGACCACTTCCTGGTGCTCGGCCCGGCCGGCTCCATCCGCCTGCCGAATGTGCTGATGCCGCCTTTGATGAACAATCACGGCAATTACATCGTCTCGCTTGGGAACGTCTGTCGCTGGCTGGCCGGCAAGGCGGAAGAACTCGGCGTCGAAATCTATCCAGGTTTTGCCGCCACCGAAGTGCTCTACAATGATGCGGGTGCCGTCATCGGCGTCGCCACCGGCGACATGGGCATCGAGAGGAATGGCGAGCCCGGCCCGAACTATACCCGCGGCATGGAACTGCTCGGCAAATATGTACTGATCGGCGAAGGCGTGCGCGGCTCGCTCGCCAAGCAGCTGATCGCCAAATTCGATCTGCAGAAGGATCGCGAGCCGCAGAAATTCGGCATCGGCATCAAGGAACTCTGGCAGGTCAAGCCGGAGAACCACAAGCCGGGCCTGGTGCAGCACTCCTTCGGCTGGCCGCTCGGCATGAAGACCGGCGGCGGCTCCTTCCTCTATCACCTCGAAGACAATCTGGTGGCGGTCGGCTTCGTCGTCCACCTGAACTACAAGAACCCCTATCTCTATCCCTTCGAAGAGTTCCAGCGCTTCAAGACGCATCCGGCGATCCGCGGCACCTTCGAGGGCGGCAAGCGGCTCTCTTATGGGGCGCGCGCCATCACCGAGGGTGGCTACCAGTCGGTGCCGAAGCTTTCCTTCCCCGGCGGGGCGCTGATCGGCTGTTCGGCCGGTCTCGTCAACGTGCCGCGCATCAAGGGCAGCCACAATGCGGTGCTGTCGGGCATGCTGGCCGCCGAGAAACTCGCGGTGGCGATTGCAGCCGGCCGCAGCCATGACGAGGTGGCCGAGATCGAAACCGAATGGCGCAAGGGTGACATCGGCAAGGATCTGAAGCGAGTGCGCAACGTCAAGCCGCTGTGGTCAAAGTTCGGCACGGCGATCGGCGTGGCGCTCGGCGGTCTCGACATGTGGACCAACACGCTGTTCGGCTTTTCTTTCTTCGGCACGCTTGGTCACGGCAAGACCGATGCGCAGTCGCTGGAGCCGGCTGCCAACCACAAGCCGATTGCCTATCCGAAGCCGGACGGCGTGCTGACCTTCGACCGCCTGTCCTCGGTGTTCCTGTCGAACACCAATCACGAGGAGGATCAGCCGGTGCATCTCAAGGTCAAGGACATGGGCCTGCAGAAGCGTTCGGAACACGACATCTATGCCGGCCCGTCGACCCGTTACTGTCCGGCCGGCGTCTATGAATGGGTGGAGAAGGACGGACAGGATACCTTCGTCATCAACGCCCAGAACTGCGTCCACTGCAAGACCTGCGACATCAAGGACCCCAACCAGAACATCAACTGGGTGCCGCCGCAGGGCGGCGAGGGGCCGGTCTATCCGAATATGTGA
- a CDS encoding L,D-transpeptidase, translating to MTISRRGFLIALPLFVAGCSSTGLNSQTNYAALPDEKFPLKQVPIDKIKPELRRQEVAYETTHAAGTVIVDTPARRAYYILGDGRAVRYGVGVGREGLAFAGDAYIGRKAEWPSWTPTENMQAREERYRKLAGGMPGGPNNPLGARAMYLYRGGGDTHFRIHGTNQPQSIGLAMSSGCIRMMNHDVIDLYSRVEVGARVVVIQA from the coding sequence ATGACGATCTCCCGCCGGGGCTTCCTGATCGCTCTGCCGCTGTTTGTCGCCGGCTGCTCTTCGACCGGTCTCAACAGCCAGACGAACTACGCCGCACTTCCGGATGAGAAATTTCCGCTGAAGCAGGTGCCGATCGACAAGATCAAGCCGGAGCTCCGCCGCCAGGAAGTGGCCTATGAAACCACCCATGCAGCCGGCACGGTGATCGTCGATACACCGGCGCGCCGCGCCTACTATATCCTCGGCGACGGCAGGGCGGTGCGTTACGGCGTCGGCGTCGGTCGCGAGGGCCTGGCCTTTGCCGGTGATGCCTATATCGGCCGCAAGGCGGAGTGGCCGAGCTGGACGCCCACCGAAAATATGCAAGCCCGCGAAGAGCGCTATCGCAAGCTTGCCGGCGGCATGCCAGGCGGCCCGAACAACCCGCTCGGCGCGCGCGCCATGTATCTCTATCGCGGCGGCGGCGATACGCATTTCCGTATTCACGGCACCAACCAGCCGCAATCGATCGGTCTTGCCATGTCGAGCGGCTGTATCCGCATGATGAACCACGACGTGATCGACCTCTATAGCCGCGTCGAGGTCGGCGCCAGGGTCGTCGTTATCCAGGCTTGA
- a CDS encoding DMT family transporter — MTTIALTNDKSPSQALGYAGGTVTVLIWATWFLVTRHSAATPLGSIDIGLIRFGIPALVLAPVWLKTGLLPKSLPVHLLAIMVSGSGAVFFLLTTLAIHSTPAASSGILLGGSMPLAAALIGITLFGERPDGTRIAGLVAIVAGVLILLTHSLTDASLPWTSFVLLPAGAVLWASYTHAFRRSGLTAVQASALIAVWSFLIMAALALIFGISLPQAPLQEIGLQALSQGVLSGLVAMVAYGTAVRRLGGTQAAAFTALTPVLATLGGGFLLGEPIGMTEISAAVITGIGVALSTGIAAQRR, encoded by the coding sequence ATGACCACCATTGCATTGACGAACGACAAGTCGCCATCGCAGGCACTGGGCTATGCCGGCGGCACTGTTACCGTACTGATCTGGGCGACGTGGTTTCTTGTGACCCGCCACAGCGCCGCAACGCCGCTCGGCTCGATCGACATCGGGCTCATCCGTTTCGGAATTCCGGCGCTGGTGCTTGCGCCGGTCTGGCTGAAGACCGGATTGCTGCCGAAGTCCCTGCCGGTGCATCTGCTGGCGATCATGGTGTCCGGCTCAGGCGCCGTGTTCTTCCTGCTGACCACGCTGGCCATTCATTCGACGCCGGCTGCCTCTTCCGGCATTCTGCTCGGCGGCTCGATGCCGCTCGCCGCGGCGCTGATCGGCATTACGCTGTTTGGCGAAAGACCTGACGGCACCCGCATTGCCGGGCTCGTCGCCATCGTCGCCGGCGTTTTGATCCTGCTCACACACAGCCTTACGGACGCCTCGCTGCCATGGACGAGTTTCGTGCTGCTGCCGGCCGGCGCCGTCTTATGGGCGAGCTATACGCATGCCTTTCGCCGATCCGGCCTGACGGCCGTGCAGGCAAGTGCGCTGATCGCCGTCTGGTCCTTCCTGATCATGGCCGCGCTTGCACTGATCTTCGGCATCTCGCTGCCGCAGGCTCCTCTCCAGGAAATCGGTCTGCAGGCGCTGAGTCAGGGCGTTCTTTCCGGCCTCGTCGCCATGGTGGCTTACGGCACCGCGGTCAGAAGACTCGGCGGGACACAGGCCGCGGCCTTCACGGCGCTGACGCCGGTGCTGGCAACGCTTGGCGGCGGCTTCCTGCTGGGCGAACCGATCGGCATGACCGAAATCAGCGCCGCCGTAATCACCGGCATCGGCGTCGCGCTGTCCACGGGGATCGCCGCACAACGTCGCTGA